Proteins from a single region of Dyadobacter fanqingshengii:
- a CDS encoding 3'-5' exonuclease, which translates to MHTLRLKKPLAFFDLETTGVNIVRDRIVEISVVKALPNGETEIRTRRINPEMPIPLESSLIHGIYDEDIKDAPTFKGIAKNLATFLEGCDLAGFNSNRFDIPMLVEEFLRVGVEFDLKNRKTVDAQRIYHMMEPRNLGAAYKFYCGKELLNAHSAEADTIATFEVLQGQIARYEGVKVVDAHGVETEPIKNDVAALHELTASKLIDFAGRMSYNDKGEEVFNFGKHNGKRIVEVLKNEPSFFDWIMKGEFPLDTKRKLTEIKLRALTQR; encoded by the coding sequence ATGCATACCCTCCGTCTGAAAAAGCCGCTCGCTTTTTTTGATCTTGAAACAACCGGAGTCAATATCGTCCGCGACCGTATTGTTGAGATATCTGTCGTTAAGGCACTTCCCAACGGCGAAACCGAAATCCGTACCCGCAGGATCAATCCTGAAATGCCGATCCCTTTGGAAAGCAGCCTTATCCACGGCATTTATGACGAGGATATCAAAGACGCGCCCACATTCAAAGGCATTGCCAAAAACCTCGCAACATTTCTGGAAGGCTGTGATCTGGCTGGCTTTAACTCCAACCGGTTTGACATTCCTATGCTCGTTGAAGAATTTTTGCGGGTTGGTGTGGAATTTGATTTAAAAAACCGCAAAACTGTTGACGCTCAGCGCATTTACCATATGATGGAGCCTAGAAATCTGGGAGCCGCCTATAAATTTTATTGCGGAAAAGAGCTTTTGAATGCACATAGCGCGGAAGCGGATACGATTGCCACTTTTGAGGTTTTACAAGGACAAATCGCTCGCTACGAAGGCGTGAAAGTCGTTGATGCACACGGTGTTGAAACAGAACCTATTAAAAACGACGTGGCTGCATTGCATGAGCTTACAGCTTCGAAATTGATCGATTTCGCTGGTCGAATGTCTTATAACGATAAGGGTGAGGAAGTTTTCAATTTTGGAAAACACAATGGAAAACGCATTGTGGAAGTGCTGAAAAACGAGCCTTCATTCTTTGACTGGATCATGAAAGGTGAGTTTCCATTGGATACCAAAAGAAAACTGACAGAGATTAAATTAAGAGCATTGACCCAGCGCTGA
- a CDS encoding glycerophosphodiester phosphodiesterase family protein → MRNKATNLLFLSLLMSLGAVAQQVLPETKHKLVVIAHRGNHISVPENTLAAAREAISSGADYVEVDLRTTKDGHLVVLHDATVDRTTNGAGKVNAMTLDEVKHLQVFNRNKKTNKIPEFREMLAVCKDKINIYLDFKAADVSETWKQIRKAGMEKQVIVYLNKESDYQEWQKVAPEVPLMSSLPKDVDTKEKLAAFLAKLPLKIVDNLPHPQLLSAINKSGVQVWLDVQSATEGPASWKAALEKGVQGLQTDQPAALIKYLQDNGGR, encoded by the coding sequence ATGCGCAACAAAGCCACAAATCTTCTTTTCCTGTCATTATTAATGTCTTTGGGCGCGGTTGCTCAGCAGGTTTTGCCTGAAACAAAGCATAAGCTCGTGGTCATCGCCCATCGTGGAAATCACATTAGTGTTCCTGAGAATACACTCGCAGCAGCCAGGGAGGCTATTTCTAGCGGGGCGGATTATGTGGAAGTGGATCTGAGGACGACGAAGGACGGACATTTAGTGGTCTTGCACGACGCGACCGTTGACAGAACGACAAACGGAGCAGGCAAGGTGAATGCTATGACGCTGGATGAGGTGAAACATTTGCAAGTCTTTAACAGAAACAAGAAGACGAACAAAATTCCGGAGTTCAGGGAAATGCTGGCGGTTTGTAAAGATAAGATCAACATTTACCTGGATTTCAAAGCGGCTGATGTTTCCGAAACATGGAAGCAAATCAGGAAGGCCGGGATGGAAAAGCAGGTTATTGTTTACCTTAATAAAGAAAGCGATTATCAGGAATGGCAAAAAGTGGCACCCGAAGTTCCTTTAATGTCTAGCTTGCCAAAGGATGTTGATACCAAGGAAAAACTGGCAGCTTTTTTGGCAAAGTTGCCTTTAAAGATCGTTGATAACCTGCCGCATCCGCAGCTTTTGAGTGCTATTAACAAATCGGGCGTTCAGGTTTGGCTGGATGTGCAAAGTGCGACAGAAGGGCCGGCTTCCTGGAAGGCGGCTTTGGAAAAAGGTGTGCAGGGGTTGCAAACGGATCAGCCAGCTGCATTAATTAAATATCTGCAAGACAACGGTGGACGATGA
- the glpK gene encoding glycerol kinase GlpK has translation MSKYVAAIDQGTTSTRCILFNHQGNIVSVGQKEHEQIYPHPGWVEHNPTEIWKNTLEVIAIARINVSATAADIAAIGITNQRETTVVWNKRTGKPYYNALVWQDTRTTELVAKYEREGGLNQFREITGLPVSTYFSGLKLKWLLDNVEGIREDAEKGEAIFGNMDTFLIWHLTGGTHGDGGIHVTDVTNASRTQLMNLKTLQWDKEMLAAYDIPENMLPAIKSSSEIYGYVNNEILPGVPVAGDLGDQHAALVGQTCFKPGMAKNTYGTGCFLVMNTGNELKTSENGLLTTIAYKFGDNPVQYALEGSVAVTGALVQWVRDNLGLIKKSSDIEKLAQTVEDNGGAYFVPAFSGLYAPYWRNDARGVIAGLTGYVNKGHIARAVLEASAYQTLDVVRAMEQDSGIELASLRVDGGMVANELLMQFQSDILNTQVVSPAVAETTALGAAYAAGLAVGYWKNTDELTANWAVAHTWNPNMEEATREKFYKGWQKAVTKSYGWMD, from the coding sequence ATGTCGAAATACGTAGCCGCCATTGACCAGGGAACCACCAGCACGCGTTGCATACTTTTCAATCATCAGGGAAACATTGTTTCAGTAGGACAAAAAGAACACGAACAAATTTACCCGCATCCGGGCTGGGTGGAGCACAATCCGACCGAAATCTGGAAAAATACATTGGAAGTGATCGCAATCGCCCGGATCAATGTGTCGGCAACGGCCGCGGACATTGCGGCCATAGGCATTACAAATCAAAGAGAAACGACGGTTGTGTGGAACAAGCGCACGGGGAAACCTTACTATAATGCATTGGTTTGGCAGGATACGAGAACGACTGAACTCGTAGCAAAATATGAGCGCGAAGGCGGTTTGAACCAGTTTCGGGAAATTACGGGACTTCCGGTTTCGACCTATTTCAGTGGATTGAAACTGAAATGGCTTCTGGATAATGTCGAAGGGATACGTGAAGACGCTGAGAAAGGAGAGGCCATTTTCGGTAACATGGACACTTTCCTGATCTGGCATTTGACTGGCGGGACGCATGGCGATGGCGGCATTCACGTAACGGACGTAACCAATGCGAGCCGCACCCAACTTATGAATCTTAAAACTTTACAATGGGACAAGGAAATGCTCGCGGCGTACGACATTCCCGAAAATATGTTGCCCGCGATTAAAAGCAGCAGTGAAATTTACGGCTATGTCAATAACGAAATCCTGCCTGGCGTTCCGGTTGCTGGCGATTTGGGTGATCAGCATGCGGCATTGGTTGGGCAAACTTGCTTCAAGCCAGGAATGGCAAAAAACACTTACGGCACCGGCTGCTTCTTAGTTATGAACACCGGCAACGAGCTCAAAACATCTGAAAATGGCCTGCTGACAACCATCGCCTACAAATTCGGCGACAATCCGGTCCAATATGCATTGGAAGGCAGCGTCGCGGTCACTGGCGCATTGGTTCAATGGGTGCGGGATAATTTGGGCTTGATCAAGAAAAGCAGTGACATTGAAAAATTGGCACAAACAGTCGAAGATAACGGTGGCGCCTATTTCGTGCCTGCATTCTCCGGTTTGTATGCACCCTACTGGCGGAATGATGCGAGAGGCGTAATCGCCGGATTAACCGGATACGTCAACAAAGGCCACATCGCCCGCGCCGTTTTGGAGGCTTCGGCCTACCAGACATTAGATGTTGTTCGAGCCATGGAGCAAGACTCAGGCATTGAACTTGCCTCATTACGCGTTGATGGTGGAATGGTTGCCAATGAGCTCTTAATGCAGTTTCAATCCGACATTTTAAATACGCAAGTCGTTTCGCCAGCCGTTGCAGAAACAACCGCATTAGGAGCCGCCTACGCTGCCGGACTTGCCGTGGGTTATTGGAAAAATACCGATGAACTGACCGCCAACTGGGCCGTAGCGCACACGTGGAACCCGAATATGGAGGAAGCGACCCGCGAAAAATTCTATAAAGGCTGGCAAAAAGCGGTGACTAAATCGTACGGCTGGATGGATTAG
- a CDS encoding M28 family peptidase, protein MKKLSILMFVLVLAYGCKTKESSEQTAEQAPKLVKSPDFNADSAYKFVQKQVDFGPRVPDTKPHDACGDYLAATLKSYGLQVIQQAFKDTTFDNKILNGRNIIGSFNPTASKRILLAAHWDSRPYSDQDSVTKNKPVLAANDGASGVGILLEVARVLSLQKPTPEIGVDIVFFDMEDWGNSEQADDEYGGYCLGSQYWAANKHTPNYTAYFGILLDMVGAKGATFFKEGHSVQLAGSVVNSVWNTASRLGYSNFFIDDRGGAITDDHVPVNKIAKIPMIDIIHTKPNNLSKTFFDQWHTTDDTMEHIDPKTLKAVGQTLIQVVYQEAEGEAL, encoded by the coding sequence ATGAAAAAGTTATCAATATTAATGTTTGTCTTAGTGCTGGCTTACGGCTGCAAAACCAAGGAAAGCTCCGAACAAACTGCTGAACAAGCTCCAAAACTGGTCAAAAGCCCCGATTTCAATGCGGATTCTGCCTATAAATTTGTGCAAAAGCAGGTTGATTTTGGTCCTAGGGTGCCTGATACAAAACCGCATGATGCCTGCGGCGATTATTTAGCTGCAACACTCAAAAGCTATGGGCTGCAAGTCATTCAGCAGGCCTTTAAGGATACAACATTCGACAATAAGATCCTGAATGGACGAAATATCATTGGCAGCTTTAATCCTACTGCCTCAAAACGCATTTTGCTTGCCGCTCACTGGGATTCGAGGCCTTATTCGGATCAGGATTCTGTAACGAAGAACAAACCGGTGCTGGCTGCCAATGATGGCGCGAGCGGCGTTGGCATATTGCTGGAAGTTGCGCGGGTACTATCCCTGCAAAAACCCACTCCTGAAATTGGCGTCGACATTGTCTTTTTCGATATGGAAGATTGGGGGAATTCTGAACAGGCCGATGATGAATATGGTGGCTATTGCCTTGGTTCCCAGTATTGGGCAGCTAATAAGCATACTCCCAACTACACGGCATATTTTGGAATTTTGCTGGATATGGTAGGTGCGAAAGGTGCAACTTTCTTTAAAGAAGGGCATTCTGTTCAACTGGCAGGAAGCGTAGTTAATTCGGTCTGGAATACGGCCAGCAGGCTTGGTTACAGCAATTTTTTCATCGACGACAGAGGCGGTGCGATCACAGATGATCACGTTCCTGTGAACAAAATCGCCAAAATCCCGATGATTGATATCATTCATACGAAACCCAATAATTTGTCTAAAACATTCTTTGACCAATGGCACACCACGGACGACACCATGGAACACATTGATCCTAAGACTTTAAAGGCAGTTGGGCAAACATTGATCCAGGTTGTATATCAGGAAGCGGAAGGCGAAGCCCTTTAA
- a CDS encoding phosphatase PAP2 family protein, producing MVTRFLKTQLLCVIFCFQFVSTEIVAQGSEAQRSVAPRDSTLWNIKAGDVIPPVSLALAGLVAQGKISRHFQEKIHAQYPNFHSKADEFLPYAPGVISLGLASAGVKGKHKLGDQVILALLSNIIAQGVTQSLKRVIKYPRPDQSDYYSFPSGHTTTAFANATILHEEYGQRSVLYSIGGYGAATAVGGLRILNNKHWLADVLMGAGVGIGATKALYISYPWLQQTVRRMKH from the coding sequence ATGGTGACACGGTTTCTGAAAACGCAGCTGCTTTGCGTCATTTTCTGCTTTCAATTCGTTTCCACGGAAATCGTTGCACAAGGAAGTGAAGCACAGCGAAGTGTCGCTCCAAGGGATTCAACGCTTTGGAATATCAAGGCTGGCGATGTTATTCCACCTGTTTCCCTTGCCTTGGCCGGGTTGGTCGCACAGGGAAAAATCAGCAGGCATTTTCAGGAAAAAATACATGCCCAGTATCCAAACTTTCATTCAAAAGCCGATGAATTTCTACCCTACGCGCCTGGCGTAATCAGTCTTGGACTGGCTTCTGCCGGCGTAAAAGGCAAGCATAAGCTCGGTGATCAGGTCATTCTTGCATTGCTTTCCAATATTATAGCGCAAGGTGTAACGCAAAGTTTAAAGCGGGTCATTAAATATCCCCGCCCAGACCAATCCGATTACTATTCTTTTCCCTCAGGCCACACGACCACGGCATTTGCCAATGCCACCATTTTACATGAAGAATATGGCCAGCGCAGCGTTTTGTACAGCATTGGCGGTTACGGAGCGGCCACAGCAGTTGGCGGATTAAGGATTTTAAACAACAAACACTGGCTCGCGGATGTCCTCATGGGTGCAGGTGTAGGAATTGGTGCCACAAAGGCCCTTTATATCAGTTATCCCTGGCTGCAACAGACCGTGCGCCGGATGAAACACTAA
- a CDS encoding DUF5618 family protein encodes MEAISEARRHIDNAKDFLSNNAKKQDGLYQDKKYVKIAGHTAYTGILLALNELLGEKNRKTPKSVEWYQMELSKIDKSVLSKFTTAYQTLHIDMGYQGSKSAKIASLGLQEAEKIISWVETRLEKTQH; translated from the coding sequence ATGGAAGCGATCAGCGAAGCCAGAAGGCACATTGACAATGCAAAGGATTTTTTGAGTAACAATGCAAAAAAGCAGGACGGGCTTTATCAAGACAAAAAATACGTTAAGATCGCAGGGCACACTGCCTACACAGGTATTTTACTGGCTTTGAATGAATTATTAGGAGAAAAAAACAGAAAAACTCCGAAAAGTGTGGAGTGGTATCAAATGGAGCTAAGTAAAATTGACAAAAGCGTTTTATCCAAGTTTACAACTGCATATCAGACTTTACACATAGACATGGGTTACCAAGGGAGCAAGAGTGCTAAGATAGCTTCACTAGGACTTCAAGAAGCAGAAAAGATCATCAGCTGGGTCGAGACCCGGCTTGAAAAGACACAACATTAA
- a CDS encoding DNA-3-methyladenine glycosylase I, producing MSYCSFINNNISESPDYLLHKHYHDNQYGFEITDDDELFGRLILEINQAGLSWTLMLRKQDSFRKAYDNFSIEKIAQYDELDRERLLLDAGIVRNRLKVNAAIVNAQKILELNKDFGSFKGWIEAHHPLTKEEWIKLFKKTFKFTGGEIVNEFLMSTGYLPGAHTPDCPVYEKVKLIEATAKA from the coding sequence ATGTCATATTGCAGCTTCATCAACAACAACATTTCCGAATCACCCGATTATTTACTTCATAAGCATTATCATGACAACCAGTATGGCTTCGAAATCACGGATGACGACGAGCTTTTCGGGCGGCTGATCCTGGAAATTAATCAGGCTGGACTAAGCTGGACATTAATGCTGCGTAAACAAGATAGTTTCAGAAAAGCTTACGATAATTTTTCAATTGAGAAAATCGCGCAATATGATGAACTGGATCGGGAAAGGCTTTTGCTGGACGCAGGAATCGTTCGTAACAGACTGAAAGTGAACGCAGCGATTGTCAATGCGCAGAAAATCCTGGAATTGAACAAGGACTTCGGATCATTTAAAGGGTGGATTGAAGCGCACCATCCGTTAACCAAAGAAGAGTGGATCAAGCTTTTTAAGAAAACATTCAAATTCACTGGCGGCGAGATTGTGAACGAATTCCTTATGAGCACGGGTTACCTGCCCGGTGCACATACGCCCGACTGCCCTGTTTATGAGAAGGTTAAACTGATTGAAGCAACGGCAAAAGCGTGA
- the cysS gene encoding cysteine--tRNA ligase — translation MTAQTFQPLRIFNTLTRKKDVFVPIAPPYVGMYVCGPTVYNNVHLGNIRTFLSFDILYRYLTHIGYKVRYVRNITDVGHLVGDGEVGEDKIGKMAKLQKLEPMEIVQRYTNDFHDVSATFNLIPPSIEPTATGHLIEQIEAVKTLIEKGAAYESNGSVYFDINKYQADGNEYGKLSGRIIEDLLNETRELDGQSEKRNPLDFALWKNASPEHIMQWDSPWGMGFPGWHLECTCMSGKYLGKQFDIHGGGMDLKFPHHECEIAQGKSLTNEEPVRYWMHTNMLTVNGQKMSKSLNNSFLPAELFSGNHPLLDQAYSPMTVRFFMLQSQYRSTLDFSNEALKAAHKGYKKLANGLRNAKLLSYAPEDGVTIDEIKQIEITKAIEGFYGAMNDDLNTSVAFANLFNLLKYINMLNMGQLKTAALGEETFHALKNNFIVFFEDVLGLKEEISEGYAILDGMLKLYREYKLSMNYEKVDEIRSYFKNQGLVIRDTKVRIDWAYEE, via the coding sequence ATGACCGCCCAGACTTTCCAGCCGCTTAGAATTTTCAATACACTTACCCGTAAAAAGGATGTATTTGTTCCTATTGCCCCTCCTTATGTCGGCATGTATGTCTGCGGTCCAACGGTTTATAATAATGTTCATTTAGGAAACATCCGTACGTTTCTATCTTTTGATATCCTTTACAGATATCTGACGCACATCGGCTATAAAGTTCGCTATGTGCGGAACATTACGGATGTAGGCCACTTGGTGGGCGATGGAGAAGTGGGTGAAGACAAGATCGGCAAAATGGCTAAGCTGCAAAAGCTGGAACCTATGGAGATCGTGCAGCGCTATACCAATGATTTTCACGACGTTTCTGCCACATTTAATCTAATCCCGCCAAGCATTGAGCCCACTGCAACCGGACATTTGATTGAGCAAATCGAAGCTGTTAAAACTTTAATAGAAAAAGGCGCAGCTTACGAATCCAATGGTTCTGTTTATTTTGATATCAATAAATATCAGGCTGATGGCAATGAATATGGCAAGTTGTCGGGTCGCATTATAGAGGATCTTTTGAATGAAACCCGCGAGTTGGACGGACAGTCTGAAAAGCGTAATCCGCTCGATTTTGCCCTTTGGAAAAACGCCAGTCCTGAACACATTATGCAATGGGATTCGCCGTGGGGAATGGGCTTTCCCGGCTGGCATTTGGAATGTACCTGCATGAGTGGCAAGTATTTAGGCAAACAATTCGACATTCACGGCGGCGGAATGGATTTGAAATTCCCACACCACGAATGCGAAATTGCGCAAGGAAAATCACTTACAAACGAGGAGCCGGTGCGTTACTGGATGCATACCAATATGTTGACGGTGAATGGTCAAAAAATGTCCAAATCGCTTAATAATTCGTTTCTTCCGGCTGAGCTTTTTTCAGGAAACCATCCCTTGCTCGATCAGGCTTATAGCCCGATGACGGTGCGGTTTTTCATGCTGCAAAGCCAATATCGCAGCACGCTCGATTTCTCCAATGAAGCATTGAAAGCTGCGCATAAGGGTTATAAAAAACTGGCAAATGGTCTCAGAAATGCCAAATTGCTTTCCTATGCGCCAGAAGATGGCGTGACGATCGATGAGATCAAACAAATTGAAATCACTAAGGCAATTGAAGGATTTTACGGTGCCATGAATGACGACTTAAACACATCCGTTGCATTCGCGAATCTGTTTAATTTGCTCAAATACATTAATATGCTCAACATGGGCCAGTTGAAAACGGCTGCACTCGGTGAAGAGACCTTTCATGCTTTGAAAAACAATTTCATCGTTTTCTTTGAGGACGTTTTAGGTCTGAAAGAGGAAATAAGCGAAGGTTATGCGATCCTGGATGGCATGCTGAAACTATACAGGGAATATAAATTATCAATGAACTACGAAAAAGTAGACGAGATCCGTTCTTACTTTAAAAATCAGGGACTGGTGATCCGCGACACGAAAGTGCGGATCGATTGGGCTTACGAAGAGTAA
- a CDS encoding PfkB family carbohydrate kinase gives MSLLTVGSVAFDALETPFGKTDKIIGGAATYITLAASYFTKENNLVAVVGGDFPDEMISLLQDHGVNTEGLEIVKDGKTFFWSGKYHEDMNTRDTLITELNVMEHFDPIIPESFQGTTFLMLGNTVPATQKLIIERMTTRPKLIMLDTMNLWMNIAMDDLKAVLKMVDLITINDEEARQLSGEYSLRKAAKKILEMGPTTLIIKKGEHGALLFQGDKIFFAPALPLEEVFDPTGAGDTFAGGFIGYLASTDDISFENMKRAIIYGSAMASFCVEKFGTERIVNLTQEEINARVQDFVNLSSFEIQ, from the coding sequence ATGAGTTTATTAACCGTAGGATCTGTTGCATTCGATGCGCTTGAAACGCCTTTTGGAAAAACAGATAAAATTATCGGCGGAGCGGCCACTTACATCACACTAGCAGCATCGTATTTCACCAAAGAAAATAATTTGGTAGCCGTTGTCGGTGGCGATTTCCCAGATGAAATGATCTCTCTCTTGCAAGATCACGGCGTTAATACCGAGGGACTTGAAATCGTTAAGGACGGAAAGACATTCTTCTGGTCGGGAAAATATCATGAGGATATGAACACCCGCGACACCCTGATCACAGAACTGAATGTAATGGAACATTTTGATCCCATCATTCCGGAATCTTTCCAGGGCACCACGTTCTTAATGTTAGGAAATACAGTTCCAGCAACGCAAAAGCTCATTATCGAGCGCATGACTACGCGCCCAAAGCTGATCATGCTCGACACGATGAACCTTTGGATGAACATTGCGATGGACGATCTGAAAGCGGTTTTGAAAATGGTCGACCTGATCACAATCAATGATGAGGAAGCACGCCAGCTTTCGGGTGAATATTCTTTGCGGAAAGCTGCGAAAAAGATCCTTGAAATGGGACCGACGACATTGATCATTAAAAAGGGTGAGCATGGCGCATTGTTGTTTCAGGGAGACAAGATTTTCTTTGCACCAGCACTGCCTTTGGAAGAAGTTTTTGATCCAACCGGCGCAGGAGACACATTTGCAGGCGGGTTTATTGGTTATCTGGCCAGCACGGATGACATTTCGTTTGAAAATATGAAACGTGCCATTATATATGGTTCTGCTATGGCATCATTCTGCGTAGAAAAGTTTGGAACTGAGCGCATTGTAAATCTTACCCAGGAAGAAATCAATGCCCGGGTTCAGGATTTTGTGAACTTGTCAAGTTTCGAAATTCAATAA
- the pbpC gene encoding penicillin-binding protein 1C, producing the protein MKRKFKIAGLVLLAALCLFLILDFVFPFQPKIDYATQVTDHKGNVIHAFLSKGDKWRLYASVSEITPLLRKTLIYKEDQYFYSHPGINPFAIVRAGVRNIFTGRRTSGASTITMQVVRLVEPRRRTYLNKILEIHRAFQLEWHYSKAEILQMYLNLVPYGGNIEGIKAASLLYFGKLPKLLSLSEITALTIVPNRPSSLRPGTRNDALVAARNVWLRRFEAEQLFDKNIIQDALNEPLVVKRLQAPKLAPHLALRLKKEHPDQPVIYSQLNIQLQNQIEEQVKNYINRRKMMNIHNTSVLVVNNETMEVEAYIGSADFYNAFDGGQVDGVKAVRSPGSTLKPLLYAAAFDHGLITPKNIVNDVPSNFSGYEPENFDQHFNGPVTAEFALANSLNIPAVKILKEVSMPVLISKLRKAGFKTIDKQAKNLGLSMILGGCGVTLEELTRLFAAFSNEGELKKLRYTSETPLDKKGTPIISHEAAYLLTNILTQITRPDLPTNFDNTYHLPKIAWKTGTSYGKRDAWSIGYNRRFTVGVWVGNFSGEGVPELSGANTATPLLFSIFNALDYNSPKGWYQTPANVSLRKVCAASGDIPSEFCTHQILDQYITGVSAYKKCQHLRWVFTDKSGKMSYCTYCIPENGFEKRTYPNLAPELIAYNELQKIPYQKIPPHNPDCERVFHEGPPLIVSPNDGSEYYLRPDEPQQIQLACQTSNDVQEVFWYINDKLSKKSAPHESVFVSLPLGRVKISCSDDKGRNSNIWVTVKKM; encoded by the coding sequence ATGAAGCGTAAATTTAAAATCGCGGGACTGGTCCTACTGGCTGCCTTATGTTTGTTTCTAATTCTTGATTTTGTCTTTCCTTTTCAGCCGAAGATCGATTATGCAACGCAGGTCACTGATCATAAGGGCAATGTGATTCATGCTTTTTTGAGTAAAGGCGATAAATGGCGATTGTATGCAAGCGTTTCTGAAATTACGCCACTGCTTCGTAAGACATTGATTTACAAAGAAGACCAATATTTCTATTCGCATCCCGGCATAAATCCTTTCGCCATAGTTCGTGCTGGCGTCCGCAACATTTTCACCGGGCGCAGAACTTCCGGCGCTTCCACGATCACGATGCAAGTGGTGCGCCTGGTCGAGCCGCGGCGACGGACTTACCTGAATAAAATCCTCGAAATCCACCGCGCATTCCAGCTCGAATGGCATTATTCGAAAGCGGAGATCCTCCAAATGTATCTCAATCTCGTGCCATATGGCGGCAACATTGAAGGCATTAAGGCGGCCTCGCTGCTTTATTTCGGAAAACTGCCTAAGCTGCTCAGTCTGTCAGAAATCACAGCATTAACCATTGTCCCGAATCGCCCGTCAAGCTTGCGGCCGGGGACGCGGAATGATGCATTAGTGGCTGCCAGAAATGTGTGGTTGCGCCGGTTTGAAGCAGAGCAACTTTTTGATAAAAATATTATTCAGGATGCATTGAATGAGCCGTTGGTGGTGAAGCGCTTGCAAGCGCCAAAGTTGGCTCCGCATTTGGCATTAAGACTTAAAAAAGAGCATCCCGACCAACCTGTGATTTATAGTCAACTTAATATCCAGCTGCAAAACCAGATCGAAGAGCAGGTAAAAAACTACATTAACCGCCGCAAAATGATGAACATTCACAATACGTCGGTGCTGGTGGTGAATAATGAGACGATGGAGGTGGAGGCTTATATTGGCTCGGCCGATTTTTATAATGCATTTGATGGCGGTCAGGTGGATGGCGTAAAAGCAGTCCGTTCGCCGGGGAGCACTCTGAAACCACTGCTCTATGCCGCAGCTTTTGATCACGGATTGATCACTCCGAAGAATATTGTAAATGATGTTCCGAGCAATTTCAGTGGTTATGAGCCTGAGAATTTTGATCAACATTTCAATGGCCCCGTTACTGCGGAATTTGCATTAGCCAATTCGCTAAACATTCCCGCGGTGAAGATTTTGAAAGAAGTCAGCATGCCTGTTTTGATATCCAAACTTCGGAAAGCTGGGTTTAAAACCATTGATAAACAGGCGAAAAACCTCGGACTTTCCATGATCCTGGGCGGCTGCGGGGTTACATTGGAGGAACTGACGCGCTTATTTGCCGCATTTTCCAATGAAGGTGAGCTGAAAAAGCTGCGTTATACATCGGAAACGCCTTTGGACAAAAAAGGCACGCCGATCATTTCACATGAAGCTGCTTATTTATTGACCAACATTCTCACTCAAATCACCCGCCCCGACTTGCCCACCAACTTTGACAACACTTATCATTTGCCCAAAATCGCGTGGAAAACAGGCACTTCATATGGAAAGCGGGATGCGTGGAGCATAGGTTATAACCGCAGATTTACAGTTGGCGTCTGGGTCGGTAACTTTTCCGGCGAAGGCGTTCCGGAACTTAGCGGCGCAAATACAGCCACGCCATTGTTGTTTTCTATTTTTAATGCATTGGATTACAACTCGCCGAAAGGCTGGTATCAAACGCCGGCTAATGTTTCCCTAAGAAAAGTTTGTGCTGCCAGCGGTGACATTCCGTCTGAATTTTGCACGCACCAGATTCTTGATCAATACATTACGGGGGTTTCTGCTTACAAAAAGTGTCAGCATTTGAGATGGGTTTTTACAGATAAATCCGGCAAGATGTCTTATTGCACCTATTGCATTCCTGAAAATGGTTTTGAAAAGCGCACCTATCCGAATCTGGCGCCGGAATTAATTGCCTATAATGAGCTGCAAAAGATCCCTTACCAAAAAATCCCGCCGCATAACCCTGACTGTGAGCGCGTTTTTCACGAAGGCCCGCCATTGATCGTTAGCCCGAATGACGGAAGCGAATATTATTTACGCCCTGATGAGCCGCAGCAGATCCAGCTGGCTTGTCAGACCTCCAATGATGTGCAGGAAGTTTTTTGGTATATTAATGATAAGCTGAGTAAAAAATCTGCCCCGCATGAAAGCGTTTTTGTAAGCCTTCCATTGGGTCGGGTCAAGATTTCTTGCAGCGACGATAAGGGACGTAATTCAAATATTTGGGTTACTGTCAAAAAAATGTAA